In Streptomyces sclerotialus, one genomic interval encodes:
- a CDS encoding sugar phosphate isomerase/epimerase family protein: MPVPSANVPRLDRLRVGSAPDSWGVWFPDDDQQVPWERFLDEVSEAGYEWIELGPYGYLPTDPAVLHGEIAKRDLKVSAGTIFTSMHRGPENWDATWQHVSEVATLTKAMDAKHLVVIPSFWRDDKTAELIEPSELTTEQWKHLTGGMERLAKQVRDEFGLDIVVHPHADTHIDTEEHVERFLDGTDSDLVNLCLDTGHYAYCGGDSVKLIKTYGERIGYLHLKQVDPDILADVQANGTPFGPAVKQGVMCEPPLGVPALPPVLEAAQALDVDLFAIVEQDMYPCPPTQPYPIAERTRRFLRSCGA; encoded by the coding sequence ATGCCCGTACCCAGCGCGAACGTCCCCCGTCTGGACCGGCTCCGGGTCGGATCGGCACCCGATTCCTGGGGCGTCTGGTTCCCCGACGACGACCAGCAGGTCCCCTGGGAACGCTTCCTGGACGAGGTCAGCGAGGCCGGTTACGAGTGGATCGAGCTGGGGCCGTACGGCTACCTGCCCACCGACCCTGCCGTACTCCACGGCGAGATCGCCAAGCGTGACCTGAAGGTGTCGGCCGGCACGATCTTCACCTCGATGCACCGCGGCCCCGAGAACTGGGACGCGACCTGGCAGCACGTGAGCGAGGTCGCCACGCTGACCAAGGCGATGGACGCCAAGCACCTCGTCGTGATCCCGTCCTTCTGGCGCGACGACAAGACCGCCGAGCTGATCGAGCCGAGCGAGCTGACCACCGAGCAGTGGAAGCACCTCACCGGCGGTATGGAGCGGCTGGCGAAGCAGGTACGCGACGAGTTCGGCCTGGACATCGTCGTGCACCCGCACGCCGACACCCACATCGACACCGAGGAGCACGTCGAACGCTTCCTCGACGGCACCGACTCCGACCTGGTCAACCTCTGCCTGGACACCGGCCACTACGCGTACTGCGGCGGCGACAGCGTCAAGCTGATCAAGACCTACGGCGAGCGGATCGGCTACCTCCACCTCAAGCAGGTCGACCCCGACATCCTCGCCGACGTCCAGGCCAACGGCACCCCCTTCGGGCCCGCCGTGAAGCAGGGCGTGATGTGCGAGCCGCCGCTCGGCGTACCGGCCCTGCCGCCCGTCCTGGAGGCCGCGCAGGCCCTGGACGTGGACCTGTTCGCCATCGTCGAGCAGGACATGTACCCCTGCCCGCCCACCCAGCCGTACCCGATCGCCGAGCGCACCCGCCGCTTCCTGCGCTCCTGCGGCGCGTAG
- a CDS encoding Gfo/Idh/MocA family protein, protein MTQHGTLGVAVIGTGRMGADHVRRINDVISGARVAAVVDIDADRAKTIADGIEGCTPCTDPAAAMDDPAVDAVLIASPGPAHEATLLAAFERDLPVLCEKPLTPDAASALRVLEAEQRLGHRRVQVGFMRRYDAEYRKLKAQLDQGAYGRPLMLHHQHRNPDCPPGFTDAMMINDSAVHEIDVTRWLLDEEITAVRVLFPNATDKAPEGLRDPQLILFETASGRVVDTELFVNCGFGYQVRCEAVCTDGTARIGDDRGVFANTANGWGGTIAPGFEDRFADAYDLQVQRWVDATRRGEVEGPGAWDGYAAAAVCEAGVRAQETGERVTVELAERPALYR, encoded by the coding sequence ATGACGCAGCACGGAACGCTCGGGGTGGCGGTCATCGGCACCGGCCGGATGGGCGCGGACCACGTACGCCGCATCAACGACGTCATCAGCGGCGCGCGGGTCGCCGCCGTGGTGGACATCGACGCCGACCGCGCGAAGACCATCGCCGACGGCATCGAGGGCTGTACGCCCTGCACCGACCCGGCCGCCGCGATGGACGACCCGGCCGTCGACGCCGTACTGATCGCCTCGCCGGGGCCGGCCCACGAGGCCACCCTGCTCGCCGCGTTCGAACGGGACCTGCCGGTGCTCTGCGAGAAGCCGCTCACCCCGGACGCCGCCTCCGCGCTGCGCGTCCTGGAGGCCGAGCAGCGGCTCGGCCACCGCCGCGTCCAGGTCGGCTTCATGCGCCGCTACGACGCCGAGTACAGGAAGCTCAAGGCGCAGCTGGACCAGGGCGCCTACGGCCGGCCGCTGATGCTGCACCACCAGCACCGCAACCCCGATTGCCCGCCCGGCTTCACCGACGCGATGATGATCAACGACTCGGCCGTGCACGAGATCGACGTCACCCGCTGGCTGCTGGACGAGGAGATCACCGCCGTCCGCGTGCTCTTCCCGAACGCCACCGACAAGGCGCCCGAGGGCCTGCGCGACCCGCAGCTCATCCTCTTCGAGACCGCGTCGGGCCGGGTCGTGGACACCGAACTGTTCGTCAACTGCGGCTTCGGCTACCAGGTGAGGTGCGAGGCGGTCTGCACCGACGGTACCGCCCGCATCGGTGACGACCGCGGCGTCTTCGCCAACACGGCCAACGGCTGGGGCGGCACCATCGCCCCCGGCTTCGAGGACCGTTTCGCCGACGCCTACGACCTCCAGGTCCAGCGCTGGGTCGACGCCACCCGCCGCGGCGAGGTCGAGGGCCCCGGCGCCTGGGACGGTTACGCCGCCGCCGCGGTCTGCGAGGCCGGCGTACGCGCCCAGGAGACCGGCGAGCGCGTCACGGTCGAGCTGGCCGAGCGCCCGGCCCTGTACCGCTGA
- a CDS encoding sugar phosphate isomerase/epimerase family protein: MKIALDPYMFRNVPLLELPGVVAELGFEWIELSPREDFNPFFLHPRVDDGTVQKFRKELSAAGVGISSVLPLYKWSSPDEDERQAAVRYWKRAIQITSDLGVSAMNSEFNGRPEKADTSEGQFWRSLEELLPVFEREGITLALEPHPDDFIEDGHAAVDMIRGINNPLVSFLYCAPHTFHQGNDAPGILKHAGGLTTAVHLADSFDHTGSSGLRYIVNPPGSAVRIHQHLDIGQGEVDFDELFRELAANGFDGTLVSSVFAWEERAKESSRFMRAKIDEYVTRHWS; encoded by the coding sequence GTGAAGATCGCTCTTGATCCGTACATGTTCCGGAACGTTCCGCTGCTCGAACTCCCCGGTGTCGTCGCCGAGCTGGGCTTCGAATGGATCGAGCTGTCGCCGCGCGAGGACTTCAACCCCTTCTTCCTCCACCCGCGCGTGGACGACGGCACCGTGCAGAAGTTCCGCAAGGAACTGAGCGCGGCGGGCGTCGGCATCTCCTCCGTCCTCCCCCTCTACAAGTGGTCCTCCCCGGACGAGGACGAGCGGCAGGCCGCCGTCCGCTACTGGAAGCGGGCCATCCAGATCACCTCCGACCTCGGCGTCTCCGCGATGAACTCGGAGTTCAACGGCCGCCCCGAGAAGGCCGACACCAGTGAGGGCCAGTTCTGGCGCTCCCTGGAGGAGCTGCTGCCGGTCTTCGAACGGGAGGGCATCACGCTCGCCCTGGAACCGCACCCGGACGACTTCATCGAGGACGGGCACGCCGCCGTCGACATGATCCGCGGCATCAACAACCCGCTGGTGTCCTTCCTGTACTGCGCGCCGCACACCTTCCACCAGGGCAACGACGCGCCGGGCATCCTGAAGCACGCGGGCGGTCTGACCACCGCCGTCCACCTGGCCGACTCCTTCGACCACACCGGCTCCTCCGGGCTGCGCTACATCGTCAACCCGCCCGGCTCGGCCGTACGCATCCACCAGCACCTGGACATCGGCCAGGGCGAGGTCGACTTCGACGAGCTCTTCCGCGAGCTGGCCGCCAACGGCTTCGACGGCACCCTGGTCTCCTCCGTCTTCGCCTGGGAGGAGCGCGCCAAGGAGTCGTCCCGCTTCATGCGGGCCAAGATCGACGAGTACGTCACCCGGCACTGGAGCTGA
- a CDS encoding sugar porter family MFS transporter: protein MAAAPTRPGASAREGESLASARRAKRFITGIAAIAAIGGALFGYDTGVVSGALPFMEEHFGLTSLGEGIITSALLIGAAFGSLAGGRMSDRLGRRNSLLWAGAVFIAGAVAVAVAPSVPFMVVARFVLGLAVGSASVITPLYLSEIAPPHIRGRLVSFNSLMIVSGQLLAYLINAVLAHWEAWRWMLGLAALPAVALFIGLFFLPDTPRWYMSKGRTEEAGAVLRRTLPAGEVDDELARIEQARTLEENAQRGAWQELRTPWVRRILLVGIGLSVVQQITGVNAVIYFAPKILLTTGLGTNAAITATIAVGAVSVLATAVGMSLIDKVGRRPMLIWGLTGMTASLVLLGASFHLPQSTGVSYLVLALMVLYMAFMQATLNTGVWLLLAEMFPLKVRGLAMGAAVFVMWLVNFAVALLFPVLLDAAGAALTFWTFGVMCVLSLVFCKRYAPETKGMALEDLEHELRKAAAGG, encoded by the coding sequence GTGGCCGCCGCACCGACCAGACCGGGCGCGTCGGCACGCGAGGGCGAATCCCTCGCGTCCGCGCGCCGCGCCAAGCGCTTCATCACGGGCATCGCCGCCATCGCCGCCATCGGCGGTGCCCTGTTCGGCTACGACACCGGAGTGGTCTCCGGAGCGCTCCCCTTCATGGAGGAGCACTTCGGACTCACCTCCCTCGGGGAAGGCATCATCACCAGCGCCCTGCTGATCGGCGCGGCCTTCGGCTCGCTGGCCGGCGGGCGCATGTCCGACCGGCTCGGCCGCCGCAACTCCCTGCTGTGGGCCGGCGCGGTGTTCATCGCGGGCGCGGTCGCCGTCGCGGTCGCGCCCTCGGTCCCCTTCATGGTGGTGGCGCGCTTCGTCCTCGGCCTCGCCGTGGGCAGCGCGTCCGTCATCACCCCGCTGTACCTGTCGGAGATCGCCCCGCCGCACATCCGCGGCCGGCTGGTCTCCTTCAACTCCCTGATGATCGTCAGCGGTCAGCTGCTGGCGTACCTCATCAACGCGGTGCTCGCGCACTGGGAGGCGTGGCGCTGGATGCTCGGCCTCGCCGCGCTGCCCGCCGTCGCCCTCTTCATCGGCCTGTTCTTCCTGCCGGACACCCCGCGCTGGTACATGAGCAAGGGGCGTACGGAGGAGGCGGGCGCCGTGCTGCGGCGCACCCTGCCGGCCGGTGAAGTGGACGACGAGCTGGCACGCATCGAGCAGGCCCGCACCCTGGAGGAGAACGCCCAGCGCGGCGCCTGGCAGGAGCTGCGCACCCCCTGGGTGCGCCGCATCCTCCTGGTCGGCATCGGCCTGTCGGTCGTCCAGCAGATCACCGGCGTCAACGCGGTCATCTACTTCGCCCCGAAGATCCTGCTGACCACCGGCCTCGGCACCAACGCCGCGATCACCGCCACCATCGCGGTCGGCGCGGTCTCCGTGCTCGCCACCGCGGTCGGCATGTCACTGATCGACAAGGTCGGCCGCCGCCCGATGTTGATCTGGGGCCTGACCGGGATGACCGCCTCCCTGGTGCTGCTCGGCGCGTCCTTCCACCTCCCGCAGTCCACCGGCGTCAGCTACCTCGTACTCGCCCTGATGGTGCTCTACATGGCCTTCATGCAGGCCACGCTGAACACCGGGGTGTGGCTGCTGCTCGCCGAGATGTTCCCGCTGAAGGTGCGCGGACTGGCCATGGGCGCGGCGGTGTTCGTGATGTGGCTCGTCAACTTCGCGGTGGCGCTGCTCTTCCCGGTCCTGCTGGATGCGGCCGGCGCCGCGCTCACGTTCTGGACCTTCGGCGTGATGTGCGTACTGTCGCTGGTCTTCTGCAAGCGGTACGCGCCGGAGACCAAGGGCATGGCCCTGGAGGACCTGGAACACGAACTGCGCAAGGCCGCGGCCGGCGGCTGA
- a CDS encoding helix-turn-helix transcriptional regulator, translating into MTDRRLWSYKEIAAHIRVQPDTVRSYRKHGLLPPPDLVEGGKPYWYADTVREWVARRPGHRGRRDREA; encoded by the coding sequence ATGACCGACCGAAGACTCTGGTCGTACAAGGAGATCGCCGCACACATCCGGGTCCAGCCGGACACCGTGCGCTCCTACCGGAAGCACGGGCTGCTGCCACCACCCGACCTCGTGGAGGGCGGCAAGCCGTACTGGTACGCCGACACCGTACGGGAATGGGTGGCCCGGCGGCCGGGCCACCGCGGCCGGCGCGACCGCGAGGCCTGA
- a CDS encoding LacI family DNA-binding transcriptional regulator, which yields MERSNKRPGAPAPAEEPAGRARRAGRTARAADVAGRPPTIRSVAERAGVSKSLVSLVLRGAPQVSDAKRAAVLDAVRELDYRPNAAARSLVARRTHTVGVLLNDMRNPWFVELLDGLNAVLHAHGLRMLMADGRLDRHTGEDFTRTFAELRVDGLVAVGTLPDSGALAEAAGRLPTVVAGTHDPELPRVDTVANDDERGARLATEHLIGLGHRRIAHIMGPGSVGALRRRGYEAAMREHGLEGGVVMAPGDATEEGGYRAAVRLLGGRRGGERPTAVFAFNDIAAVGVLSAAQELGLDVPRDLSLVGCDNTYLARIRHLWLTTVNNAGYEVGRRAARCLLDRMDRPSRPAERQLVEPSLEIRGTATAPY from the coding sequence ATGGAACGGTCCAACAAGCGGCCTGGTGCGCCTGCGCCCGCCGAAGAGCCGGCAGGGCGTGCCAGGCGTGCGGGGCGCACGGCGCGGGCCGCGGACGTGGCCGGCAGGCCGCCGACGATCCGCAGCGTCGCCGAGCGCGCGGGTGTCTCCAAGTCACTGGTCTCCCTCGTGCTCCGGGGCGCGCCGCAGGTGAGCGACGCCAAGCGGGCCGCCGTCCTGGACGCGGTCCGGGAGCTGGACTACCGGCCCAACGCCGCCGCGCGCAGCCTCGTGGCGCGTCGTACGCACACCGTCGGCGTGCTGCTCAACGACATGCGCAACCCGTGGTTCGTGGAGCTGCTGGACGGCCTGAACGCGGTGCTGCACGCGCACGGCCTGCGGATGCTGATGGCCGACGGCAGGCTCGACCGGCATACGGGGGAGGACTTCACCCGTACGTTCGCCGAGCTGCGGGTGGACGGCCTGGTCGCGGTGGGCACGCTGCCGGACAGCGGCGCACTCGCCGAGGCCGCCGGCCGGCTGCCGACCGTCGTCGCGGGCACTCACGACCCGGAACTGCCCCGGGTGGACACCGTCGCCAACGACGACGAGCGGGGTGCCCGGCTCGCCACCGAGCACCTCATCGGCCTCGGCCACCGCCGGATCGCCCACATCATGGGCCCGGGCAGCGTCGGAGCGCTGCGGCGGCGCGGTTACGAGGCGGCGATGCGCGAGCACGGCCTCGAAGGCGGGGTGGTGATGGCGCCCGGCGACGCGACGGAGGAGGGCGGTTACCGCGCGGCCGTACGGCTGCTCGGCGGCCGGCGTGGCGGCGAACGCCCCACCGCCGTCTTCGCGTTCAACGACATCGCGGCCGTCGGCGTGCTCTCCGCGGCGCAGGAGCTGGGCCTCGACGTACCGCGCGACCTCTCCCTCGTCGGCTGCGACAACACCTACCTCGCCCGGATCCGGCACCTGTGGCTGACGACGGTGAACAACGCCGGCTACGAGGTGGGGCGGCGGGCTGCGCGCTGTCTCCTGGACCGGATGGACCGCCCGTCCCGCCCGGCCGAACGGCAGCTCGTGGAGCCCTCGCTGGAGATCCGGGGCACAGCGACGGCCCCGTACTGA
- a CDS encoding Gfo/Idh/MocA family protein — protein sequence MKLGLIGTGRIGAFHAETLKRVPGVHGIVVADADTARARDLADKLGLQAAPTIEDLYADGADGVVITAATSAHAALLHQALDHGVPVFCEKPVALDVPGTVSVVERAAHSPVPVQIGFQRRFDAGYRAAREALRSGELGWLHTLRACTSDQTPPPAAYIPTSGGLFRDCSIHDFDILRWLTGREVVSVFAQGANKGEPFFADGDDVDTCAALLRFDDDTLATVTATRYNGAGHDVRLEVCGSQGARVVGLDDRAPLPTAEARLSWQQDTPYATFMERFHDAYVTELTAFTEVAAGRAENPCTAADALEALYIAEACERSRRTGEPVAVADVRA from the coding sequence ATGAAGCTCGGCCTCATCGGCACCGGCCGCATCGGCGCGTTCCACGCCGAGACCCTGAAGCGCGTCCCCGGCGTGCACGGGATCGTCGTCGCGGACGCGGACACCGCACGCGCCCGGGACCTCGCGGACAAGCTCGGCCTCCAGGCGGCGCCCACCATCGAGGACCTGTACGCGGACGGCGCCGACGGCGTGGTGATCACCGCGGCCACCAGCGCCCACGCCGCCCTCCTCCACCAGGCCCTGGACCACGGCGTCCCGGTCTTCTGCGAGAAGCCGGTGGCCCTGGACGTCCCCGGCACCGTCAGCGTCGTCGAGCGCGCCGCCCACAGCCCCGTCCCCGTACAGATCGGCTTCCAGCGCCGCTTCGACGCGGGCTACCGCGCCGCCCGCGAGGCGCTCCGCTCCGGCGAACTGGGCTGGCTGCACACCCTGCGCGCCTGCACCTCCGATCAGACGCCGCCGCCCGCCGCGTACATCCCCACCTCCGGCGGCCTCTTCCGTGACTGCTCCATCCACGACTTCGACATCCTGCGCTGGCTGACCGGGCGCGAGGTCGTCTCCGTCTTCGCCCAGGGCGCGAACAAGGGCGAGCCCTTCTTCGCCGACGGCGACGACGTCGACACCTGCGCCGCGCTGCTCCGCTTCGACGACGACACCCTGGCCACCGTCACCGCCACCCGTTACAACGGCGCGGGCCACGACGTACGCCTGGAGGTCTGCGGCTCCCAGGGCGCCCGCGTCGTCGGCCTGGACGACCGTGCACCGCTGCCCACCGCCGAGGCCCGGCTCTCCTGGCAGCAGGACACCCCGTACGCGACCTTCATGGAGCGCTTCCACGACGCGTACGTCACCGAGCTGACCGCCTTCACCGAGGTCGCGGCGGGCCGCGCGGAGAACCCCTGCACCGCCGCCGACGCCCTGGAGGCGCTCTACATCGCCGAGGCCTGCGAGCGCTCACGCCGCACCGGCGAACCGGTCGCGGTCGCCGACGTCCGCGCCTGA
- a CDS encoding heavy-metal-associated domain-containing protein codes for MTAPAGQPVTTTYKVTGMTCGHCEGAVKEEVSAIPGVVSVEAAATTGIVTVVSQAPLDEEAVRAAVDEAGYELVGQA; via the coding sequence ATGACCGCACCGGCCGGCCAGCCTGTCACCACTACCTACAAGGTCACCGGGATGACCTGCGGCCACTGCGAGGGGGCGGTGAAGGAGGAGGTCTCGGCGATCCCCGGCGTCGTCTCCGTCGAGGCCGCGGCCACCACCGGGATCGTGACCGTCGTCTCGCAGGCACCGCTCGACGAGGAAGCCGTGCGCGCCGCCGTCGACGAGGCGGGGTACGAGCTCGTGGGCCAGGCCTGA
- a CDS encoding heavy metal translocating P-type ATPase — translation MPDTTSQARVELAIGGMTCASCAARVEKKLNRMEGVTATVNYATEKAKVAYDPGVEVADLIATVERTGYTAREPEPEPPAPAPATAPGASEESPAGPQEGPDQALAALRQRLVGSAVLAVPVIALSMIPVLQFDNWQWLCLTLAAPVVVWGAYPFHRAAWTNLRHGAATMDTLVSLGTLAAFGWSLWALFFGHAGMPGMRHGFDLTARQGDGSSALYLEAAAGVTAFILLGRYLEARSKRKAGAALRALMDLGAKDVTVLRDGREVREPVDRLAVGDRFVVRPGEKVATDGTVVEGASAVDASMLTGESVPVDVAPGDSVTGATVNTAGRLVVEATRIGADTRLARMAQLVEDAQSGKAEAQRLADRISAVFVPVVLIIALATLVVRLLVTGDATASFTAAVAVLIIACPCALGLATPTALMVGTGRGAQLGILIKGPEVLESTRKVDTVVLDKTGTVTTGRMSLHEAVPAADTDEKTLLRLAGALEHASEHPVARAIAEGAQERVGELPAVERFENVAGLGVRGTVDGHEVVVGRERLLDRSLSEGASDGSSGGLPAELGAARDRAEAAGSTAVLVAWDGRARGVLSVADTVKDGSAEAVTRLRALGLTPVLLTGDNEAVATGVARAVGIAADQVFAEVMPEDKVAVVRRLQERGRSVAMVGDGVNDAAALAQADLGLAIGTGTDAAIEAGDLTLVRGDLRVASDAIRLARRTLGTIKGNLFWAFGYNVAAIPLAVAGLLDPMIAGAAMAFSSVFVVTNSLRLRSFR, via the coding sequence ATGCCGGACACCACGTCGCAGGCGCGGGTCGAGCTGGCCATCGGCGGCATGACCTGCGCCTCGTGCGCCGCGCGCGTGGAGAAGAAGCTCAACCGGATGGAAGGCGTGACCGCCACCGTCAACTACGCGACGGAGAAGGCGAAGGTCGCCTACGACCCGGGTGTCGAGGTCGCCGATCTGATCGCCACGGTGGAGCGGACCGGGTACACCGCGCGCGAGCCGGAGCCCGAGCCGCCCGCCCCTGCCCCTGCCACCGCTCCGGGCGCGTCCGAGGAGTCGCCGGCCGGGCCGCAGGAGGGGCCGGACCAGGCCCTGGCGGCGCTGCGGCAGCGGCTGGTCGGGTCGGCGGTGCTCGCCGTGCCCGTGATCGCGCTGTCGATGATTCCGGTACTGCAGTTCGACAACTGGCAGTGGCTCTGCCTGACGCTGGCCGCGCCAGTCGTCGTCTGGGGCGCGTACCCCTTCCACCGGGCGGCCTGGACGAACCTGCGGCACGGCGCCGCCACCATGGACACCCTGGTCTCCCTCGGTACCCTGGCCGCGTTCGGCTGGTCGCTGTGGGCGCTGTTCTTCGGGCACGCCGGAATGCCGGGGATGCGGCACGGCTTCGACCTGACGGCCCGCCAGGGGGACGGCTCGTCGGCGCTCTACCTGGAGGCCGCCGCGGGCGTCACCGCGTTCATCCTGCTCGGGCGCTACCTGGAGGCCCGGTCGAAGCGGAAGGCCGGGGCGGCGCTGCGGGCACTGATGGACCTGGGCGCCAAGGACGTGACCGTCCTGCGGGACGGCCGGGAGGTACGGGAGCCGGTGGACCGGCTGGCCGTCGGCGACCGGTTCGTCGTACGGCCAGGGGAGAAGGTCGCCACCGACGGGACGGTGGTGGAGGGCGCGTCGGCGGTGGACGCCTCGATGCTCACCGGCGAGTCGGTACCGGTCGACGTGGCGCCGGGTGACTCCGTGACCGGCGCGACCGTGAACACCGCCGGGCGGCTCGTCGTCGAGGCCACCCGCATCGGGGCCGACACCCGGCTCGCGCGGATGGCGCAGCTGGTGGAGGACGCGCAGAGCGGCAAGGCCGAGGCGCAGCGGCTCGCGGACCGGATCTCCGCCGTCTTCGTGCCGGTGGTGCTGATCATCGCCCTCGCGACGCTCGTCGTGCGGCTGCTGGTGACGGGGGACGCCACGGCCTCGTTCACGGCGGCGGTCGCGGTGCTGATCATCGCCTGCCCGTGTGCGCTGGGGCTGGCCACGCCGACCGCGCTGATGGTCGGTACGGGGCGGGGTGCCCAGCTCGGCATCCTGATCAAGGGGCCCGAGGTACTGGAGTCCACCCGCAAGGTCGACACGGTCGTGCTGGACAAGACCGGCACGGTCACCACCGGGCGGATGAGCCTTCACGAGGCGGTCCCGGCGGCGGACACCGACGAGAAGACCCTGCTGCGGCTCGCCGGCGCTCTGGAGCACGCGTCGGAGCATCCGGTGGCCCGCGCGATCGCGGAGGGCGCACAGGAGCGGGTGGGGGAGCTTCCCGCGGTCGAGCGCTTCGAGAACGTGGCGGGCCTGGGCGTCCGCGGCACGGTGGACGGCCATGAGGTCGTCGTGGGGCGCGAGCGGCTGCTGGACCGGAGCCTGTCCGAGGGAGCGTCCGACGGCAGCTCCGGCGGGCTGCCCGCCGAGCTGGGCGCCGCCCGGGACCGCGCCGAAGCCGCGGGGAGCACGGCCGTGCTGGTCGCCTGGGACGGGCGGGCGCGCGGCGTGCTGTCCGTCGCCGACACCGTGAAGGACGGCAGCGCGGAGGCGGTCACACGGCTACGGGCGCTCGGCCTGACGCCCGTACTGCTCACCGGTGACAACGAGGCCGTCGCGACGGGCGTCGCCCGCGCGGTGGGCATCGCGGCGGACCAGGTCTTCGCCGAGGTCATGCCGGAGGACAAGGTCGCGGTCGTGCGGCGGCTGCAGGAGCGGGGCCGGTCGGTCGCGATGGTCGGGGACGGCGTGAACGACGCCGCCGCACTCGCCCAGGCCGATCTGGGGCTCGCGATCGGCACCGGTACGGACGCGGCCATCGAGGCCGGTGACCTCACCCTCGTACGGGGGGATCTGCGGGTGGCCTCCGACGCCATCCGGCTCGCCCGGCGTACCCTCGGGACCATCAAGGGCAATCTGTTCTGGGCGTTCGGCTACAACGTCGCGGCGATCCCGCTCGCGGTGGCCGGGCTGCTCGACCCGATGATCGCGGGCGCGGCGATGGCGTTCTCGTCGGTCTTCGTGGTGACGAACAGCCTGCGGCTGCGGTCCTTTCGGTAG
- a CDS encoding citrate synthase gives MSDNSVVLRYGDGEYSYPVVDSSVGDKGFDISKLRAQTGLVTLDSGYGNTAAYKSAITYLDGEAGILRYRGYPIEQLAEGSTFIETAYLLINGELPTVDELSSFKQDITYHTLLHEDVKRFYDGFPRDAHPMAMLSSVVSALSTFYQDSHNPFDEQQRYLSSIRLLAKLPTIAAYAYKKSVGHPVVYPRNDLGYVENFLRMTFSVPAAEYELDPVVVSALDKLLILHADHEQNCSTSTVRLVGSSQANLFASISAGINALWGPLHGGANQSVLEMLEGIQRDGGNVDEFIRKVKNKEDGVKLMGFGHRVYKNFDPRAKIIKAAAHDVLSALGKSDELLDIALKLEEHALADDYFVERKLYPNVDFYTGLIYRAMGFPTEMFTVLFALGRLPGWIAQWHEMIKEPGSRIGRPRQIYTGVVERDFVPVEQR, from the coding sequence GTGAGCGACAACTCTGTAGTACTGCGTTACGGGGACGGCGAATACTCCTACCCGGTCGTCGACAGCAGCGTCGGCGACAAGGGCTTCGACATCTCGAAGCTGCGCGCACAGACCGGTCTGGTGACCCTGGATTCCGGTTACGGCAACACTGCCGCGTATAAATCCGCGATCACCTATCTCGACGGTGAGGCGGGCATTCTCCGGTACCGCGGTTACCCGATCGAGCAGCTCGCAGAGGGCAGCACGTTCATCGAGACCGCGTACCTGCTCATCAACGGCGAGCTGCCGACCGTCGACGAGCTGTCCTCGTTCAAGCAGGACATCACGTACCACACGCTGCTCCACGAGGACGTCAAGCGCTTCTACGACGGCTTCCCGCGGGACGCCCACCCGATGGCGATGCTGTCCTCGGTCGTCAGCGCGCTGTCCACCTTCTACCAGGACAGCCACAACCCGTTCGACGAGCAGCAGCGCTACCTCTCCAGCATCCGCCTGCTGGCCAAGCTTCCGACGATCGCGGCGTACGCGTACAAGAAGTCGGTCGGCCACCCCGTGGTCTACCCGCGCAACGACCTCGGCTACGTCGAGAACTTCCTGCGCATGACCTTCTCGGTGCCCGCCGCCGAGTACGAGCTGGACCCGGTCGTGGTCAGCGCGCTGGACAAGCTGCTGATCCTGCACGCCGACCACGAGCAGAACTGCTCGACCTCCACCGTGCGCCTGGTCGGCTCCTCGCAGGCCAACCTCTTCGCCTCGATCTCCGCCGGCATCAACGCCCTGTGGGGCCCCCTGCACGGCGGTGCGAACCAGTCCGTGCTGGAGATGCTGGAGGGCATCCAGCGCGACGGCGGCAACGTCGACGAGTTCATCCGCAAGGTGAAGAACAAGGAAGACGGCGTGAAGCTCATGGGCTTCGGGCACCGCGTCTACAAGAACTTCGACCCCCGGGCGAAGATCATCAAGGCGGCGGCGCACGACGTCCTCTCCGCGCTCGGCAAGTCCGACGAGCTGCTGGACATCGCGCTGAAGCTGGAGGAGCACGCGCTGGCCGACGACTACTTCGTCGAGCGCAAGCTCTACCCGAACGTGGACTTCTACACCGGTCTGATCTACCGGGCCATGGGCTTCCCGACCGAGATGTTCACCGTGCTCTTCGCGCTCGGCCGGCTCCCCGGCTGGATCGCCCAGTGGCACGAGATGATCAAGGAGCCGGGCTCCCGCATCGGCCGTCCGCGCCAGATCTACACCGGCGTGGTCGAGCGCGACTTCGTCCCGGTCGAGCAGCGCTGA